One segment of Patescibacteria group bacterium DNA contains the following:
- the recR gene encoding recombination mediator RecR, protein MSESNIKILIEKFARFPSIGPKTAERMVYYLLKQAPERMDELALAISQLRNSVTTCSICFNFSESNPCPICADSRRDRRVICIVAKPQDISAIEKTGSYNGVYHVLGGNINPLENIMPENLRLKELLARIKDNEVCELILALNPDMIGGTTSIYLSKLLKQFSHVTVTRLARGLPMGADLEYADEVTLESAISGRREV, encoded by the coding sequence ATGTCCGAATCAAATATCAAAATTCTTATTGAAAAGTTTGCCAGATTTCCCTCAATTGGCCCAAAAACAGCCGAGAGGATGGTGTATTATCTGTTAAAACAAGCGCCGGAAAGGATGGATGAGTTGGCTTTGGCCATTTCTCAACTCAGAAATAGCGTTACCACCTGCAGTATTTGCTTCAATTTTAGCGAATCCAATCCTTGTCCGATCTGCGCCGATTCCAGGCGCGATCGTCGGGTCATTTGTATCGTGGCCAAACCGCAAGACATTTCGGCCATAGAGAAAACCGGTTCATACAATGGCGTTTATCATGTCCTGGGTGGTAACATTAATCCGTTGGAGAACATCATGCCCGAGAACCTGCGGCTCAAGGAACTTTTAGCCAGGATTAAAGATAACGAGGTGTGCGAGTTGATTTTAGCTTTAAATCCTGATATGATCGGTGGGACCACTTCTATTTATCTGTCTAAATTGTTAAAGCAGTTCTCCCATGTGACAGTAACGCGTTTGGCGCGCGGTCTGCCCATGGGCGCCGATTTAGAGTATGCTGATGAAGTAACATTAGAAAGCGCTATCTCCGGCCGCAGGGAAGTATAA
- a CDS encoding glycosyltransferase family A protein: protein MPQISIIIPAYNASKTITACLDSIFNQTFKDYEIIIVNDGSTDDLLLALTTCSHRLTILNQENKGAPAARNYGFSQSSGKEVIFVDADIVLKPQALEKMHLALKTISEASFAYSQFLWGWKKFKLWPFDAEKLKQQPYIHTCSLIRREKLPGFDATLKKFQDWDLFLTLAERGGKGVFIPEVLFKVTTGGTMSQWLPSFVYKLPWLKLPAKENYEKWKKIVQEKHGI, encoded by the coding sequence CGCCAGCAAGACCATCACCGCCTGCTTAGACAGCATCTTTAACCAAACCTTTAAGGATTACGAGATTATTATAGTCAACGACGGATCCACCGATGATTTGCTTTTAGCTTTAACCACTTGCAGTCATCGTTTAACCATCTTGAACCAAGAAAACAAAGGCGCTCCGGCGGCGCGTAACTACGGTTTCAGCCAATCTTCCGGTAAGGAAGTGATTTTTGTTGACGCTGATATCGTTCTTAAGCCCCAGGCCTTAGAAAAAATGCATTTGGCGCTTAAGACCATATCCGAAGCCAGCTTTGCTTACAGCCAATTCCTTTGGGGCTGGAAAAAATTCAAACTCTGGCCGTTTGATGCGGAAAAATTAAAACAGCAGCCATATATTCATACTTGCTCTTTAATTAGGCGGGAAAAACTTCCCGGCTTTGATGCGACCTTAAAAAAATTCCAAGACTGGGATCTGTTTTTAACTCTGGCCGAAAGAGGCGGCAAGGGCGTCTTTATTCCCGAAGTATTGTTTAAAGTCACGACCGGCGGAACCATGAGCCAATGGCTGCCATCGTTTGTGTACAAGTTGCCTTGGCTGAAGTTGCCGGCTAAAGAAAATTATGAGAAGTGGAAAAAGATTGTGCAAGAAAAACATGGAATTTAA
- a CDS encoding pseudouridine synthase, with product MIRLNKYIAQAGVCSRRKADELIKAGKVKVNGQSVKDLGLAIDENNDTVELAGKKLAAETKKIYLALNKPMGYITSSTGSQGKSVLDLVKIKQRIYPVGRLDKDSRGLIILTNDGDFAYRLTQAKFGHEKEYKVELDRPLNKTDAQKIERGLILDGKKLQPIKIVKQRGNQVTLILKEGVNRQIRRMAEQLGYEVKDLKRIRIGKLKLGGLKEGEYQIITPQKAFLS from the coding sequence ATGATTCGTTTAAACAAATACATTGCTCAAGCTGGCGTGTGCTCGCGACGGAAAGCCGATGAGCTGATTAAGGCCGGCAAGGTGAAAGTCAACGGCCAAAGCGTCAAGGATTTGGGCTTGGCAATTGATGAAAACAATGACACAGTGGAGTTAGCCGGCAAGAAACTGGCGGCAGAAACGAAGAAAATCTATCTGGCGCTTAACAAGCCCATGGGATATATCACTTCTTCCACCGGTTCGCAAGGCAAGTCGGTATTGGATTTAGTTAAAATCAAGCAACGCATCTATCCGGTCGGACGGCTGGACAAAGATTCGCGCGGGCTGATTATCCTAACCAATGACGGCGATTTCGCCTATCGCTTGACCCAAGCCAAGTTCGGCCACGAAAAAGAATACAAAGTTGAGCTGGATCGGCCTCTGAATAAAACCGACGCACAAAAAATAGAGCGGGGATTGATTTTGGACGGCAAAAAACTCCAACCGATAAAAATCGTAAAACAGCGAGGCAACCAAGTAACTTTGATTCTGAAAGAAGGCGTCAATCGCCAAATCCGCCGCATGGCCGAACAACTGGGTTACGAAGTGAAGGATTTAAAAAGAATTAGAATAGGCAAACTGAAATTGGGAGGATTAAAAGAAGGGGAATATCAAATAATAACGCCTCAAAAAGCTTTTTTATCATAA